The following coding sequences lie in one Hippopotamus amphibius kiboko isolate mHipAmp2 chromosome 17, mHipAmp2.hap2, whole genome shotgun sequence genomic window:
- the LOC130839751 gene encoding uncharacterized protein LOC130839751 isoform X1, with protein sequence MDGVKALTGGEINVSDVEYVLENMGTELTEKEWLKLLKNLPIDADGKIVLNKLMDGVKAIIGEDIDICDTEDILENMGIEFTDEELLELLKKLPVDGGEIDVSKLDTVLGSMGMNLTEKELEDLTQSLPVDVDGKVDRKNVMDDVKAFTGEKIDINNLANVLSNKGTELPDTEYTELVKTLPVSGDGKVHKNRILKGVKSFKRGKVDSSNLKPLLEKMDIKLTEKEFEELKENLLMVCIVDTLVSPQRKFCPSLTAENF encoded by the exons ATGGATGGAGTGAAAGCTCTTACAG gAGGGGAGATTAATGTCAGTGATGTGGAATATGTTCTGGAAAACATGGGGACAGAGCTCACAGAAAAGGAATGGTTAAAGctgctgaaaaatctgccaaTAGATG ctgatggaaagattgTTCTCAATAAGCTAATGGATGGAGTAAAAGCTATTATAG GGGAGGACATTGATATCTGTGACACAGAAGATATTCTGGAAAACATGGGGAtagaatttacagatgaggaactctTGGAGCTGTTAAAAAAGTTACCGGTTGATG GAGGGGAAATTGATGTCAGTAAACTGGACACAGTTCTGGGAAGCATGGGGATGAACCTCACCGAAAAGGAACTTGAAGATCTGACACAGAGCCTGCCAGTTGATG TTGATGGGAAAGTTGATAGGAAAAATGTAATGGATGACGTGAAAGCTTTCACAG GTGAAAAGATCGATATCAACAACCTGGCAAATGTGCTGAGTAATAAGGGAACTGAACTTCCAGACACAGAATATACAGAGCTGGTGAAAACACTGCCAGTTAGTG GTGATGGAAAGGTGCATAAAAATAGGATACTAAAGGGTGTGAAGTCTTTCAAAA GAGGAAAAGTTGACAGCAGCAACCTGAAACCACTTCTAGAAAAAATGGACATCAAACTcactgaaaaagaatttgaagagctaaaagaaaatcTGTTGATGGTTTGCATAGTAGATACCCTTGTCAGTCCCCAAAGGAAGTTTTGTCCAAGTCTTACAGCTGAGAATTTCTAA
- the LOC130839751 gene encoding calmodulin-2-like isoform X3 — protein MDGVKALTADGKIVLNKLMDGVKAIIGEDIDICDTEDILENMGIEFTDEELLELLKKLPVDGGEIDVSKLDTVLGSMGMNLTEKELEDLTQSLPVDVDGKVDRKNVMDDVKAFTGEKIDINNLANVLSNKGTELPDTEYTELVKTLPVSGDGKVHKNRILKGVKSFKRGKVDSSNLKPLLEKMDIKLTEKEFEELKENLLMVCIVDTLVSPQRKFCPSLTAENF, from the exons ATGGATGGAGTGAAAGCTCTTACAG ctgatggaaagattgTTCTCAATAAGCTAATGGATGGAGTAAAAGCTATTATAG GGGAGGACATTGATATCTGTGACACAGAAGATATTCTGGAAAACATGGGGAtagaatttacagatgaggaactctTGGAGCTGTTAAAAAAGTTACCGGTTGATG GAGGGGAAATTGATGTCAGTAAACTGGACACAGTTCTGGGAAGCATGGGGATGAACCTCACCGAAAAGGAACTTGAAGATCTGACACAGAGCCTGCCAGTTGATG TTGATGGGAAAGTTGATAGGAAAAATGTAATGGATGACGTGAAAGCTTTCACAG GTGAAAAGATCGATATCAACAACCTGGCAAATGTGCTGAGTAATAAGGGAACTGAACTTCCAGACACAGAATATACAGAGCTGGTGAAAACACTGCCAGTTAGTG GTGATGGAAAGGTGCATAAAAATAGGATACTAAAGGGTGTGAAGTCTTTCAAAA GAGGAAAAGTTGACAGCAGCAACCTGAAACCACTTCTAGAAAAAATGGACATCAAACTcactgaaaaagaatttgaagagctaaaagaaaatcTGTTGATGGTTTGCATAGTAGATACCCTTGTCAGTCCCCAAAGGAAGTTTTGTCCAAGTCTTACAGCTGAGAATTTCTAA
- the LOC130839751 gene encoding calmodulin-2-like isoform X2 codes for MGISLTEKELKDLTQNLPVNADGKIVLNKLMDGVKAIIGEDIDICDTEDILENMGIEFTDEELLELLKKLPVDGGEIDVSKLDTVLGSMGMNLTEKELEDLTQSLPVDVDGKVDRKNVMDDVKAFTGEKIDINNLANVLSNKGTELPDTEYTELVKTLPVSGDGKVHKNRILKGVKSFKRGKVDSSNLKPLLEKMDIKLTEKEFEELKENLLMVCIVDTLVSPQRKFCPSLTAENF; via the exons ATGGGCATAAGCCTCACAGAAAAGGAGCTTAAAGATCTGACACAAAATCTGCCAGTGAATG ctgatggaaagattgTTCTCAATAAGCTAATGGATGGAGTAAAAGCTATTATAG GGGAGGACATTGATATCTGTGACACAGAAGATATTCTGGAAAACATGGGGAtagaatttacagatgaggaactctTGGAGCTGTTAAAAAAGTTACCGGTTGATG GAGGGGAAATTGATGTCAGTAAACTGGACACAGTTCTGGGAAGCATGGGGATGAACCTCACCGAAAAGGAACTTGAAGATCTGACACAGAGCCTGCCAGTTGATG TTGATGGGAAAGTTGATAGGAAAAATGTAATGGATGACGTGAAAGCTTTCACAG GTGAAAAGATCGATATCAACAACCTGGCAAATGTGCTGAGTAATAAGGGAACTGAACTTCCAGACACAGAATATACAGAGCTGGTGAAAACACTGCCAGTTAGTG GTGATGGAAAGGTGCATAAAAATAGGATACTAAAGGGTGTGAAGTCTTTCAAAA GAGGAAAAGTTGACAGCAGCAACCTGAAACCACTTCTAGAAAAAATGGACATCAAACTcactgaaaaagaatttgaagagctaaaagaaaatcTGTTGATGGTTTGCATAGTAGATACCCTTGTCAGTCCCCAAAGGAAGTTTTGTCCAAGTCTTACAGCTGAGAATTTCTAA